One Deinococcus grandis DNA window includes the following coding sequences:
- a CDS encoding aminoglycoside phosphotransferase family protein produces the protein MTLRPAHPGDPPTPRFPNLEARFGPLTPVDAGMQSRVYATQDRQTVIKVYRNHQGEHGVEAENMRRAGMGDRVIDALEVDGIEALIMRRFDGHPLRTPDVPRALTQLRASLRALHGTTRGRVNLRRVQDRLRRFRSALAAYPLDDLFDAVEIPLDRGLLDQPAAFCHLDLWHDNILISEPHGEVLIIDWTKADWDDPLRDLALLKTGTLDLLPPDESLQAALTFLPDQTAATLTRYRAYLAMTTLHDLYWFLMNEPYEFEGQRDQKVPRARHALARLPG, from the coding sequence ATGACCCTGCGCCCCGCCCACCCCGGAGACCCCCCCACCCCGCGCTTCCCGAACCTGGAAGCGCGGTTCGGCCCCCTGACCCCCGTGGACGCCGGCATGCAGAGCCGCGTGTACGCCACGCAGGACCGCCAGACCGTCATCAAGGTGTACCGCAACCACCAGGGCGAGCACGGCGTGGAGGCCGAGAACATGCGCCGCGCCGGGATGGGCGACCGCGTGATCGACGCGCTGGAGGTGGACGGCATCGAGGCGCTGATCATGCGCCGCTTCGACGGTCACCCCCTGCGCACCCCCGACGTGCCCCGCGCCCTGACGCAACTGCGCGCCAGCCTGCGCGCCCTGCACGGCACCACGCGGGGCCGCGTGAACCTGCGCCGCGTGCAGGACCGCCTGCGCCGCTTCCGCAGCGCCCTGGCCGCCTACCCGCTGGACGACCTGTTCGACGCGGTCGAGATTCCCCTGGACCGCGGCCTGCTCGACCAGCCCGCCGCGTTCTGCCACCTGGACCTGTGGCACGACAACATCCTGATCAGCGAACCCCACGGCGAGGTGCTGATCATCGACTGGACGAAGGCCGACTGGGACGACCCGCTGCGGGACCTCGCGCTGCTCAAGACCGGCACCCTCGACCTGCTCCCGCCCGACGAGAGCCTCCAGGCGGCGCTGACCTTCCTGCCGGACCAGACGGCGGCCACGCTGACCCGCTACCGCGCGTACCTCGCCATGACCACCCTGCACGACCTGTACTGGTTCCTGATGAACGAACCGTACGAATTCGAGGGCCAGCGCGACCAGAAGGTGCCGCGCGCCCGCCACGCCCTGGCCCGCCTGCCCGGCTGA
- the upp gene encoding uracil phosphoribosyltransferase, producing MVTVVTHPLVQHKLSVMRDVHTGVKEFRELASEVSLLLAYEAMRDLEVTQEEVTTPITTAEFPMLSGKKLALVAILRAGLIMTDSIVQLVPAAKVGHIGLYRDPETLGPVAYYNKLPTDIAERRVFLTDPMLATGGSASAAIASLKAAGATSIKLMCILAAPEGVAVIERDHPDVEIVVAALDSHLNDHGYIVPGLGDAGDRIYGTK from the coding sequence ATGGTTACTGTCGTCACCCATCCCCTCGTTCAACACAAACTCTCGGTCATGCGCGACGTGCACACCGGCGTGAAGGAATTCCGCGAGCTGGCCAGCGAGGTCAGCCTGCTTCTCGCCTACGAGGCCATGCGCGACCTCGAAGTCACCCAGGAGGAAGTCACCACGCCCATCACCACCGCCGAGTTCCCCATGCTCAGCGGCAAGAAGCTGGCGCTGGTCGCCATCCTGCGCGCCGGGCTGATCATGACCGACTCGATCGTGCAGCTCGTGCCCGCCGCGAAGGTCGGCCACATCGGCCTGTACCGCGACCCCGAGACCCTCGGGCCCGTCGCGTACTACAACAAGCTCCCCACCGACATCGCCGAGCGGCGTGTGTTCCTCACCGACCCCATGCTCGCCACCGGGGGCAGCGCCAGCGCCGCCATCGCCAGCCTGAAAGCGGCCGGGGCGACCAGCATCAAGCTCATGTGCATCCTCGCCGCGCCCGAGGGTGTGGCCGTGATCGAACGCGACCACCCGGACGTGGAGATCGTCGTGGCCGCGCTGGACTCGCACCTGAACGACCACGGGTACATCGTCCCCGGCCTGGGTGACGCGGGCGACCGCATCTACGGCACCAAGTAA